The sequence below is a genomic window from Glycine max cultivar Williams 82 chromosome 20, Glycine_max_v4.0, whole genome shotgun sequence.
GCTGATAGTTGCCACTTCATTGATGAAGTCCTCACCATTATCTTTCAATTCACTTAGGATCTTCACCGCAACATAACGTCCATCTGGTAATTTTCCTTTGTATACACTTCCAAATCCCCCTTGGCCTAATTTGTTTCTGAAGGAGTTGGTCACTTTCTTTATCTCAGAATAATCATACCGCTTAGTTTGAAGGGGTCCCTGTCTTTCCAAAAAGATCTTAATCTGTTGATTGGTCGgattttgcttcttcttccatCTTGTATGGTAGATCATTACCATTACCAGCAACAGAGCAATTGTAACAGCTGGAGAGGTTATTGGAATTAGAAAGATTATTATATAAGGATGAGAAAGTAATGCTATACagataaatagaataaatattgttaaaaaaagtaaCACATTAGATTAAACACTTAAATATTGATTGGGATTGGGGGTGTGATGGAGTATATTTCCGTCTAAATACTGTGCATCCAATGATCAGAATAGCTGACAATATAACACTTAAACCTGCAATGTAGGGAGATTCTAACTTTTAAGATACGATACTTACACATCATAAATAGAACTCTCACTCTCTGgacatctatatatatatatatatataacgcgCGTTACCTGTTACAAGTCCAAGTACAAGTACCAGCTTCAAAATTTTACTCTTATTCTTTGGTGCTGCAGATGAAGttaaatgaagaaatttttaaGTAAACAACAGAGGAATGATATGTTAGGGACTTAGGGTCAGATTAGTCTGAAGAAGAAAATTATGCAGGCAAACTAATTCTAATTGCCATAATGGCAGTAACGTAAAGCAGTCAAGTTAGCACTCAGCAATCGACTTGACTCTTACCACTGAAGTGGCAGATAGAAAATAAGGATATGCTCAACGACCAGAATttgaacataataataataataaaataaaaaaaggcacACCCATGCCTAAGACGagaaaatgatatataatatgtatgataGGTGATATGATGCGATAAAATAAGAAGAGAGAAATTAAAAGTGTTGACACTGTTTAAAATCATTGGatgttcaaatattattttcctttcaCAAATTACTCATTCATAGAAGCAACTAATAGTTGCCTTAAGGATGATTTGCATCCAGGTCTATAAGACACTCATCCGGTTATCCAAACACGTAAGGAAACGTTCGAATGGAATGGATTAAGGAATAAATGAGAAATTTATGTGAAGCGTACCTTTTTCACAGTAGAACTCTTGATTGGCGTCAAGCCGACATTGGCCTCCCCAGCGATTATAGCACTGGTCACAATCATTAGATAATACTACTTGAAGAACCATCTCAGCAGATACAAACGACAGAATGTCATTGGTATTAGTCAAGTCTTTTGATGATATCTGAATAACTGAGCAGGATGAGAAAAGGCTATGCACCTCCTTATCATTAGGAGAGGGAAGGCTGTCATAGTATATATCATAATCATAGTCAGGGCACGAGTGATTAAAATAATGTGCTGGCGGTTTCATTTTGAGGCTGTGTTTGCATCTGAACAGTGTTACATTGAATTTTATGTGAATAGAATACAAAGAAAAAGGGGAAGGAAGGCTATAATTATTCTTCAAAGTGCCACAAGGGTCTTGTTGTAAAAGCTTGTGAAAATCTTCATCCAGAATTGAAATCGCATTCTGCTGAGCCACGCCTGTAAGCACTATGCTTTTTCCATTTTTCTCGAGCTGGATCATTTTTCTGTGTTGATGAGGATTATCACAATCATGTATGGCTATCAAGCCACAGTCAGGTTTTTCTGCCTTGGTGAAAGGGTAATGGAAAGTTCCAAGATTACCACAAGTAAAGGAGTGTGGACAATCTTGGTGCCCATTTCCATAACCAGCGGAGAGAATGA
It includes:
- the LOC100784387 gene encoding LEAF RUST 10 DISEASE-RESISTANCEUS RECEPTOR-LIKE PROTEIN KINASE-like 2.4 isoform X1, with amino-acid sequence MAIVDLFCFLLFCHLVLILSAGYGNGHQDCPHSFTCGNLGTFHYPFTKAEKPDCGLIAIHDCDNPHQHRKMIQLEKNGKSIVLTGVAQQNAISILDEDFHKLLQQDPCGTLKNNYSLPSPFSLYSIHIKFNVTLFRCKHSLKMKPPAHYFNHSCPDYDYDIYYDSLPSPNDKEVHSLFSSCSVIQISSKDLTNTNDILSFVSAEMVLQVVLSNDCDQCYNRWGGQCRLDANQEFYCEKAPKNKSKILKLVLVLGLVTAVTIALLLVMVMIYHTRWKKKQNPTNQQIKIFLERQGPLQTKRYDYSEIKKVTNSFRNKLGQGGFGSVYKGKLPDGRYVAVKILSELKDNGEDFINEVATISRTSHINIVNLLGFCCEGSKRALVYEFMSNGSLEKFIFEENVIKTDRQLDCQTIYHIAIGVARGLEYLHQGCNTRILHFDIKPHNILLDENFNPKISDFGLAKICTRKESMISIFGARGTAGYIAPEVFSRNFGAVSHKSDVYSYGMMILEMVGRRKNIKTEVNRSSEIYFPDWIYNCLESNQELGLQNIRNESDDKLVRKMTIVGLWCIQTHPSTRPAISKVLEMLGSKVELLQIPPKPFLSSPPTSPVHLSYETL
- the LOC100784387 gene encoding LEAF RUST 10 DISEASE-RESISTANCEUS RECEPTOR-LIKE PROTEIN KINASE-like 2.4 isoform X2 translates to MAIVDLFCFLLFCHLVLILSAGYGNGHQDCPHSFTCGNLGTFHYPFTKAEKPDCGLIAIHDCDNPHQHRKMIQLEKNGKSIVLTGVAQQNAISILDEDFHKLLQQDPCGTLKNNYSLPSPFSLYSIHIKFNVTLFRCKHSLKMKPPAHYFNHSCPDYDYDIYYDSLPSPNDKEVHSLFSSCSVIQISSKDLTNTNDILSFVSAEMVLQVVLSNDCDQCYNRWGGQCRLDANQEFYCEKAVTIALLLVMVMIYHTRWKKKQNPTNQQIKIFLERQGPLQTKRYDYSEIKKVTNSFRNKLGQGGFGSVYKGKLPDGRYVAVKILSELKDNGEDFINEVATISRTSHINIVNLLGFCCEGSKRALVYEFMSNGSLEKFIFEENVIKTDRQLDCQTIYHIAIGVARGLEYLHQGCNTRILHFDIKPHNILLDENFNPKISDFGLAKICTRKESMISIFGARGTAGYIAPEVFSRNFGAVSHKSDVYSYGMMILEMVGRRKNIKTEVNRSSEIYFPDWIYNCLESNQELGLQNIRNESDDKLVRKMTIVGLWCIQTHPSTRPAISKVLEMLGSKVELLQIPPKPFLSSPPTSPVHLSYETL